In Halobaculum magnesiiphilum, the following proteins share a genomic window:
- a CDS encoding bacteriorhodopsin, whose protein sequence is MIPSTTMYLGAAAVYAVAFLLLAGWYRRLDGAGTRLCAAAAGFVGLSAVAYAAMGLGLGTVPVAGGVVDVPNLVDDMITYSGLYAITVVLAGASMRWLLTVTGIVAIQRLSFALPNGGIVDGTGMLVAAGIVVAGWFVVVAIFAKPVWRAALDQSPERRLVHWKCRNLVVFLFAMLIVYALIALSGMLTEFLLTSLNIYIDFLMRIGVAAFLFANAGKIGAHEDTDRDSPPVGARSAAAD, encoded by the coding sequence ATGATCCCGTCGACGACGATGTATCTCGGTGCGGCCGCGGTGTACGCCGTCGCCTTTCTCCTGCTCGCGGGGTGGTATCGACGCCTCGACGGCGCCGGAACGCGCCTGTGTGCGGCCGCCGCCGGGTTCGTCGGACTCTCCGCGGTCGCGTACGCGGCAATGGGCCTAGGGCTCGGAACGGTCCCGGTTGCCGGCGGGGTCGTCGACGTACCGAACCTGGTCGACGACATGATCACGTACTCCGGCCTGTATGCGATCACCGTCGTCCTCGCGGGCGCATCGATGCGATGGCTCCTCACCGTAACCGGAATCGTTGCGATCCAACGTCTGTCGTTCGCGCTCCCGAACGGTGGCATCGTGGACGGAACGGGGATGCTCGTGGCGGCCGGGATCGTGGTTGCAGGGTGGTTCGTGGTCGTCGCTATCTTCGCGAAGCCGGTCTGGCGGGCCGCGCTGGATCAGTCCCCGGAACGGCGACTCGTCCACTGGAAGTGCCGCAATCTCGTGGTGTTCCTGTTCGCGATGCTCATCGTGTACGCACTGATCGCCTTGTCGGGCATGCTCACCGAGTTCCTGCTCACGTCGCTGAACATCTACATCGACTTCCTGATGCGCATCGGCGTCGCGGCGTTCCTGTTCGCGAATGCTGGGAAGATCGGGGCCCACGAGGACACTGACCGGGACAGCCCGCCAGTCGGAGCCCGGTCCGCTGCTGCCGACTGA
- a CDS encoding thioredoxin reductase, with amino-acid sequence MPEPDHEVVVVGGGPTGTGVGVFTARYGLDTVVYDRGNAALARAAFIENYPGFPGGIDVETLTALFRDHLAEAGGDRREDLVESVERDDTGFRVTPADGEPVTARYVVAAAWYDASYLRALDDGDEFFETHEHHGEEREQLDRDLPNDDGSTPVDGLYVAAPTDGRNDQVAIAVGHGAHVARTVLADLRRSEGFSGGVVPHYDWLRPDSEFTGEWADRDRWREWFDSELHGDDEVPAERIDDLRERYIDRAFATRLSEEEIAARRERGHRRLAEHLDSDVVLDAIDDEEIAAYLADGDAIGSNT; translated from the coding sequence ATGCCTGAGCCGGACCACGAGGTCGTCGTCGTCGGGGGCGGCCCGACCGGAACCGGCGTGGGCGTGTTCACCGCCCGCTACGGCCTCGACACGGTCGTGTACGACCGCGGGAACGCGGCGCTCGCGCGGGCCGCGTTCATCGAGAACTACCCGGGCTTTCCCGGCGGGATCGACGTCGAAACGCTCACCGCGCTGTTTCGCGATCACCTCGCGGAGGCCGGAGGCGACCGCAGGGAGGACCTCGTCGAGTCGGTCGAGCGCGACGATACCGGGTTCCGAGTGACGCCCGCGGACGGGGAGCCGGTCACCGCCCGGTACGTCGTCGCGGCCGCGTGGTACGACGCGTCGTACCTCCGGGCGCTCGACGACGGCGACGAGTTCTTCGAGACGCACGAGCACCACGGCGAGGAGCGCGAACAGCTCGACCGCGACCTCCCGAACGACGACGGAAGCACGCCCGTCGACGGCCTGTACGTCGCTGCGCCGACCGACGGACGCAACGATCAGGTCGCAATCGCGGTCGGCCACGGCGCACACGTCGCCCGCACGGTGCTCGCCGATCTCCGACGGTCGGAGGGGTTCTCGGGCGGCGTCGTCCCCCACTACGACTGGCTCCGCCCGGACAGCGAGTTCACCGGCGAGTGGGCCGACCGCGACCGATGGCGCGAGTGGTTCGACAGCGAACTTCACGGGGACGACGAAGTCCCGGCCGAGCGCATCGACGACCTTCGCGAGCGGTACATCGACCGGGCGTTCGCCACGCGCCTGTCGGAGGAGGAGATCGCGGCGCGCCGCGAGCGGGGCCACCGACGCCTCGCTGAACACCTGGATTCGGACGTCGTGCTCGATGCGATCGACGACGAAGAGATCGCCGCGTACCTCGCCGACGGCGACGCGATCGGATCGAACACCTGA